From Enhydrobacter sp., the proteins below share one genomic window:
- a CDS encoding ferritin-like domain-containing protein, translating to MANWTLETIAWDRFDASKVDPEILRNIKAAAMVERNGGDYGIYLGRVFADDPEFVQSVDRWVTEEVQHGLALGRWAQLADPGWDFDAAFARFRAGYQLPLDAQSSVRGSQAGEMMARCIVETGTSSYYSALKDATEEPVLKQICAKIAADEFRHYKLFYDHMRRCLARDRLSRWQRLRIGWSRLAESEDDELAYAYFAANEPEGAIYDRRSSGNSYARRAYAIYSEPHVQRAMAMVLKAVGLEPQGRLNAWMTRLGLWFLRRRAARLALTAA from the coding sequence ATGGCGAACTGGACACTCGAGACGATCGCCTGGGATCGCTTCGATGCGTCGAAAGTGGATCCCGAGATTCTGCGCAACATCAAGGCGGCGGCCATGGTGGAACGCAACGGCGGCGACTACGGCATCTATCTCGGCCGGGTGTTTGCCGACGATCCCGAGTTCGTGCAATCGGTCGACCGCTGGGTGACCGAAGAGGTTCAGCACGGCCTCGCCCTCGGACGCTGGGCGCAACTCGCCGACCCGGGCTGGGATTTCGACGCGGCGTTCGCGCGCTTTCGTGCCGGCTACCAGCTTCCGCTCGATGCCCAAAGTTCCGTTCGCGGCAGCCAGGCCGGGGAGATGATGGCCCGCTGCATCGTCGAGACGGGCACAAGCTCCTATTACAGTGCGCTCAAGGACGCGACCGAGGAGCCGGTCCTCAAGCAGATCTGCGCCAAGATAGCGGCCGATGAGTTCCGCCACTACAAGCTCTTCTACGATCACATGCGCCGCTGCCTGGCGCGCGACCGGCTGAGCCGGTGGCAGCGCCTCAGGATCGGCTGGTCGAGGCTCGCCGAGAGCGAAGACGACGAGTTGGCCTATGCCTACTTTGCCGCCAACGAACCGGAAGGCGCGATCTACGATCGGCGCAGCAGCGGCAATTCCTATGCCCGCCGCGCCTATGCGATCTATAGCGAGCCCCATGTCCAGCGCGCCATGGCCATGGTGCTGAAGGCGGTAGGGCTGGAGCCGCAGGGCCGGCTCAATGCCTGGATGACACGGCTTGGGCTGTGGTTCCTGCGTCGTCGCGCCGCCCGGCTCGCCCTCACCGCCGCCTAG
- a CDS encoding aspartate aminotransferase family protein — MNLPDKGLAWSEIEARLEEAKKGDFSWRDGRMAVYYYYLDDELADVQKRAYQMFWTENNLGKRAFPSLARLEGEVVDFGLSLMQAPEGAAGTFTSGGSESIFLAIQAARDWARATKGIDTPNLVVPRTAHPAFNRAGHALGIEVRRVPTARNDFKADVGAMTGRIDGNTIGLVGSAPCYPYGVFDPIRELGALAESRGLWLHVDACVGGFLSPYVKRLGHAVPDWDFSVPGVTSISADLHKHGMAAKGASLMMLRSKELKEKHQLFDFNEWERGPYVAYTMQGTRPGGAVASAWAVLHHLGDEGYLRCARLIMDNKKALVGGIGRIPGLAVLEPNELSIFVTRSADPALDVGAVSDAMGTRGWLIGRQVEPPGIHMHLNPSHESMVGDYLADLTWAVDHARTTRGRSKMSGSTY, encoded by the coding sequence ATGAACCTGCCCGACAAGGGCCTCGCCTGGAGCGAGATCGAAGCGCGCCTCGAGGAGGCGAAGAAGGGCGACTTTTCCTGGCGCGACGGTCGGATGGCCGTCTACTACTACTATCTCGACGACGAGCTGGCGGACGTCCAGAAGCGCGCCTACCAGATGTTCTGGACCGAGAACAACCTCGGCAAACGGGCCTTTCCTTCCCTCGCCAGGCTCGAGGGCGAGGTCGTCGATTTCGGCCTGTCGCTGATGCAGGCTCCGGAAGGCGCCGCCGGCACGTTCACGTCGGGCGGCTCGGAGAGCATCTTTCTCGCAATACAGGCGGCGCGCGATTGGGCGCGTGCGACCAAGGGCATCGACACGCCGAATCTCGTGGTGCCCCGCACCGCGCATCCGGCCTTCAACCGCGCGGGACATGCACTCGGCATCGAAGTACGTCGCGTGCCGACCGCGCGCAACGACTTCAAGGCCGATGTCGGCGCCATGACCGGCAGGATAGACGGCAACACGATCGGCCTGGTCGGATCGGCGCCGTGCTACCCCTACGGCGTCTTCGACCCGATCCGCGAGCTCGGCGCGCTCGCCGAATCGCGCGGTCTGTGGCTGCATGTCGATGCCTGCGTCGGCGGCTTCCTCTCGCCCTATGTGAAACGGCTGGGCCACGCCGTGCCCGACTGGGACTTTTCGGTTCCCGGCGTGACCAGCATCTCGGCCGACCTGCACAAGCACGGCATGGCCGCCAAGGGTGCATCGCTGATGATGCTGCGCTCGAAAGAGCTGAAGGAGAAGCACCAGCTCTTCGACTTCAACGAATGGGAACGCGGCCCCTATGTCGCCTACACGATGCAGGGCACACGGCCCGGCGGCGCGGTCGCCTCGGCCTGGGCGGTGCTGCATCATCTCGGCGACGAAGGCTACCTGCGCTGCGCCCGCCTGATCATGGACAACAAGAAGGCGCTGGTCGGCGGCATCGGCCGCATTCCAGGCCTCGCCGTCCTGGAGCCGAACGAGCTCTCGATCTTCGTCACGCGGTCGGCGGATCCTGCGCTCGATGTCGGTGCCGTGTCGGACGCAATGGGCACGCGCGGCTGGCTGATCGGACGACAGGTCGAGCCGCCGGGCATCCACATGCATCTCAACCCGAGCCACGAGAGCATGGTCGGCGACTACCTCGCCGACCTAACCTGGGCCGTCGACCATGCGCGCACGACCCGAGGCAGGTCCAAGATGTCGGGTTCGACCTACTGA
- a CDS encoding RNA pyrophosphohydrolase, whose protein sequence is MLIAADRRIFVGRRVGVADGWQMPQGGVDKGESPIEAACRELLEEVGTTKALLLRETRRWITYDVPPQMQPRHWGGRWRGQAQKWFALAFTGRDSDIDIEAHDREFDTWRWATSHEAIELIVPFKRAVYDAMLKEFADLVA, encoded by the coding sequence ATGCTGATCGCGGCCGACCGACGGATCTTCGTCGGACGGCGCGTTGGCGTCGCGGATGGCTGGCAGATGCCACAAGGCGGCGTCGACAAGGGAGAAAGCCCGATCGAGGCCGCCTGCCGCGAGTTGCTCGAAGAAGTGGGCACGACGAAGGCCCTGCTGCTGCGCGAGACACGACGTTGGATCACCTACGACGTGCCCCCGCAGATGCAGCCCCGTCACTGGGGCGGCCGCTGGCGCGGCCAGGCCCAGAAGTGGTTCGCGCTCGCCTTCACCGGTCGCGATTCAGACATCGATATCGAGGCGCACGACCGCGAGTTCGATACCTGGCGATGGGCAACGTCGCACGAAGCCATCGAGCTGATCGTACCGTTCAAGCGCGCGGTCTATGATGCGATGCTGAAGGAGTTCGCCGATCTGGTGGCGTAG
- a CDS encoding S41 family peptidase, translated as MICQRLLSTVALVAFLAMPAVAQDKDRGKDAKAAGDKSELYNQLNLFGDVLERIRRDYVEPVDEKTLMENAINGMLTSLDPHSSYMNPKTYRDMQVQTKGEFGGLGIEVTMENGLIKVVSPIDDTPAAKAGIQSGDLIFALDGQPVQGLTLQEAVEKMRGKVGTPIKISVRRASQKEPFDVTITRETIKVRSVRFRLEGDVGYIRVTSFTEQSTSGVLDAVEKIKKEAGNKLKGFVLDLRNNPGGLLDQSIAMSDAFLDKGEIVSVKARKSEDVQRWNAKPGDVTNGLPIVVLINGGSASASEIVAGALQDHRRAIVLGTRSFGKGSVQTIMQVTGGGAIRLTTALYFTPSGRSIQKEGIKPDIEVEQAKLETIQQRMNFREENLRRSITNPNEKPPATENKPTENKPGEKKDGPPGASQQAPQAGDPDEPPKESVADYQLLRALDLIRGISLYSSRAN; from the coding sequence ATGATTTGTCAGCGCCTCCTTTCGACCGTCGCCCTCGTGGCATTCCTGGCCATGCCTGCCGTCGCGCAGGACAAGGACAGGGGCAAGGACGCCAAGGCGGCTGGCGACAAGAGCGAGCTCTACAATCAGCTCAATCTGTTCGGTGACGTCCTGGAGCGCATCCGGCGCGACTATGTCGAACCAGTCGACGAGAAGACGCTGATGGAGAACGCCATCAACGGCATGCTGACATCGCTCGATCCGCACTCGAGCTACATGAACCCGAAGACGTACCGGGACATGCAGGTCCAGACCAAGGGCGAGTTCGGCGGCCTCGGCATCGAAGTCACGATGGAGAACGGCCTCATCAAGGTGGTCTCGCCGATCGACGACACTCCGGCCGCCAAGGCCGGCATCCAGTCAGGCGATCTGATCTTCGCGCTCGACGGACAGCCGGTGCAGGGCCTGACCCTGCAGGAGGCCGTCGAGAAGATGCGCGGCAAGGTCGGCACGCCGATCAAGATTTCGGTCCGCCGTGCATCCCAGAAGGAGCCGTTCGACGTCACCATCACCCGCGAGACGATCAAGGTCCGCTCGGTCCGCTTCCGCCTCGAGGGCGACGTCGGTTACATCCGCGTCACCTCCTTCACCGAGCAGAGCACGTCGGGCGTGCTCGACGCCGTGGAGAAGATCAAGAAGGAAGCCGGCAACAAGCTGAAGGGCTTCGTCCTCGACCTGCGCAACAATCCGGGCGGACTGCTCGATCAGTCGATCGCCATGTCCGACGCCTTCCTCGACAAGGGCGAGATCGTTTCGGTGAAGGCGCGCAAGAGCGAAGACGTGCAGCGCTGGAACGCCAAGCCAGGCGACGTGACCAATGGTCTGCCGATCGTGGTGCTGATCAACGGTGGCTCGGCCTCGGCGTCCGAGATCGTCGCCGGCGCCCTGCAAGACCACCGCCGCGCCATCGTCCTGGGGACCCGTTCGTTCGGCAAGGGCTCGGTGCAGACGATCATGCAGGTCACGGGAGGTGGTGCGATCCGGCTGACCACCGCGCTCTATTTCACACCGTCCGGCCGCTCGATCCAGAAGGAGGGAATCAAACCCGACATCGAGGTCGAGCAGGCGAAACTCGAGACGATCCAGCAGCGCATGAATTTCCGTGAGGAGAATTTGCGCCGGTCGATCACCAATCCGAACGAGAAGCCGCCGGCAACCGAGAACAAGCCGACCGAGAACAAGCCGGGTGAGAAGAAGGATGGCCCGCCTGGTGCCAGCCAGCAGGCTCCGCAGGCCGGCGATCCGGATGAGCCGCCGAAGGAATCGGTGGCGGACTACCAGCTCCTGCGCGCGCTCGATCTGATCCGCGGCATCTCGCTCTATTCGAGCCGCGCCAACTGA